The Heyndrickxia acidicola sequence CGCACCATTGTAATCATTTTGTACAAAATGCCTCATAGCATCATACGCCATACCTCCTGGCACAAGGGGAATCATCCCCGATACACTGAAGATTATGATAGGTGCACGATAAAACTTGGCAAAACCCTGGCTAATGATCCCAATGAGAACGGATGCTGCCAGAGTAGCTACTACGTTATCAAAATGAAAATGTATGAGCAAAACATACGCCATCCAGCCTACCATTCCGACAAACCCGCATTGCAAAAGCTTTTTTCTCGGAACATTAAAGATGATTCCAAAGGCTCCTGTGGCAATCAGGCTGGTTAATAACTGGTCCACCATACCCATTTGTTAATCTCCTTTTTCTTATACATTAGTTTATTAAAACCCGCCCTTTTATTAGGTGTTATCCAGAGGCATGTGAATAATAATAGGCTGTTTTCGCATAGATTGTTGCCTTACATATAAAGGATTATTCCGTGTGTTGTCTATCTTCGCGGCATCTTTTCGTATGCTATTTACAAGCTTTAATACTGAGCATATATTTACAATGATATTTTTCTGCCAAATAGCAACAAGGTTGCGAAAAGAGCTTAATAAAAAGACTGATTAAATAGCGGAAAAGACAATCGCTATTCCAGACCCAATGGCAAAAGCCGTTAAAAAAGCCTCCGCTCCCTTTGATAAGCCCGCAACAAGGTGGCCGGCAATCAAATCTCTTATTGCATTCGTAATCAAAACGCCCGGTACTAAAGGCATAACAGAGCCAATAATAATTTTATCCATATCCGAACCAAGTCCTAACTTAACCTCTGCCAAAGCAACAAGTCCAATCATTAAGGATGCTAGAAACTCAGCGAAAAATTTCAGCTGAATTAAACG is a genomic window containing:
- a CDS encoding threonine/serine exporter family protein — translated: MGMVDQLLTSLIATGAFGIIFNVPRKKLLQCGFVGMVGWMAYVLLIHFHFDNVVATLAASVLIGIISQGFAKFYRAPIIIFSVSGMIPLVPGGMAYDAMRHFVQNDYNGAIQLAAKAFMLAGAIALGIVISEVLNQSIKKSKNRRMNIRGGL